The following proteins come from a genomic window of Dermacentor albipictus isolate Rhodes 1998 colony chromosome 8, USDA_Dalb.pri_finalv2, whole genome shotgun sequence:
- the LOC139048877 gene encoding serine/threonine-protein kinase/endoribonuclease IRE1-like isoform X6, producing the protein MYLKAEQVSFRIQKMAACTFMALARPVVRTPSRSFPSPFQNWCQHRHVEAPMESFILKLDVWFAIDLFTGDKLETISFHGSDKVCPVSYEKAIFVGRTEFQIAMYDSKTGEKRWNASFFDYAAQTAPDLAKDYDLAHFTSSESGRVLTFNKDTGDFLWERELGSPVVAVYDVGEEGTLRRLPFTPVAHRTLEEITGRLKRSSWNKNLLEPSQHTTLYPALYVGEHAKASYALAALVDKNMPVMMSRDRRIPLLEGPTSPGGGRAVEGTPDDSESPQSGSKKRSFVSGYYEYPNTMVAVLFSRLQIGYRSPPQSEDLASRHTRDQHDLPSDEVHIEERVIPTKDVDSPSPGGGNWEIGDDGKSWRPIPFFNRKGDDWGGKEGARTRGDSSARQRRRRVDAATETPAWPPEDTLLSTLGQVTWSQMTLVILLASMAAAVAYLYPQAREYQRSSRSGNLRVSGGSQILEVTEDGVCHVGKISFDTRDVIGRGCNGTFVFKGTFEKRPVAVKRILPDCISLASREVDLLRESDEHPNVVRYFCMEEDRQFCYIALELCEATLQDFVECPGSEDWGHLEPITLLHQASSGLHHLHSLDIVHRDVKPHNVLISRRNAAGEAKAMISDFGLCKKLSHGRLSFSRKSGVTGTDGWIAPEMLSGHGRATKAVDVFSLGCVFYYVLSGGRHPFGDTLERQANIKHGRHNLSDVGTHGPLGQSLIEQMLHTDPQERPSVSAVVKHPVFWGPKRQLDFFQDVSDRIEKEPPDSAVVRRLERGGFVVVRGDWRDHITEELQKDLRKYRTYKGHSVRDLLRAMRNKKHHYRELPQALQSELGTVPEEFVGYFTSRFPLLLPHTYLAMQDWRTEATLRSYYAHDGSAELRPSRAQQPPLQGGPSFPWQWRRRKADAAKHKDGEEGGAVPAATGAESAAPFDRPLDPTDPRLPSDWASLQSADGVKEHRKSSPRRSSPNSAWRVDVADTIPQVLETIPSGEYLESTKAAISDDRAEASEPDPVNVGARAERASLGTPRSATVRLSNSGSPKRRSPSRDTNWRSRSPVTGGEHRDFSRDADGSRAADDAVESDDFLRRTTRRNSASPKPTRLNRKHRSPSHNTNWRSRSPSAATESQEQESRGGDDGAVLGSATSGAAELRRALAKHINSSPRTVEADKTQSSPSRRTNWRSPSPTVSKKCQDSQESPDEGITREMPVDDAAACEVARDETVASKAATSSIKKPIIHVGDKTCNGDSSPPKAKDIAGAPYQQQPGDVMKDIGELQEVVRRQSPSKQLVRRVLTVLPQRRRSFSAGEAVADVLATVTLKKN; encoded by the exons ATGGAATGCCTCCTTCTTTGACTACGCGGCCCAGACGGCACCAGACCTGGCCAAGGATTACG acttGGCCCACTTCACGTCGAGTGAAAGTGGTCGGGTGCTGACATTTAATAAGGACACTG GTGATTTCCTGTGGGAGCGGGAACTGGGAAGCCCCGTCGTCGCCGTCTACGATGTCGGCGAAGAGGGCACCCTGCGGCGTCTGCCGTTCACACCCGTTGCTCACCGCACCCTGGAGGAGATCACGGGGCGGCTCAAGCGCTCCTCCTGGAACAAGAACCTGCTTGAACCTTCGCAGCACACCACACTCTA CCCAGCACTGTATGTTGGTGAGCACGCCAAGGCAAGCTATGCCCTGGCTGCTTTGGTGGACAAGAACATGCCGGTGATGATG TCACGGGACCGGAGGATACCTCTCTTGGAAGGTCCCACTTCGCCAGGCGGCGGTCGTGCAGTGGAGGGGACGCCTGACGACTCTGAATCGCCACAAAGTGGCTCAAAAAAGCGGTCCTTCGTTTCTG GCTACTACGAGTACCCAAACACCATGGTGGCGGTGCTCTTCTCGAGGCTTCAGATCGGGTACCGAAGTCCACCGCAGTCCGAAGATCTGGCAAGCCGTCACACCAGGGACCAGCACGACCTGCCCTCGGATGAAGTGCACATCGAGGAACGG GTTATCCCAACCAAGGACGTTGACAGTCCTAGCCCAGGAGGGGGGAACTGGGAGATCGGGGACGACGGCAAAAGCTGGAGGCCCATTCCCTTCTTCAACCGCAAGGGGGACGATTGGGGCGGCAAAGAGGGCGCCAGGACCAGGGGGGACAGCTCCGCTCGTCAGCGGCGCCGGCGGGTTGATGCGGCAACCGAGACGCCGGCGTGGCCTCCGGAAGACACGTTGCTGTCCACCTTGGGCCAGGTTACCTGGTCCCAGATGACGCTGGTGATCCTTCTGGCAAGCATGGCGGCAGCGGTGGCCTACCTTTACCCACAG GCGAGAGAGTACCAGCGCTCGTCCCGGAGCGGGAACCTGAGGGTCAGTGGTGGCAGTCAAATTCTGG AAGTTACAGAAGACGGGGTCTGTCATGTGGGCAAAATCAGCTTCGACACACGAGACGTGATTGGTCGTGGCTGCAATGGAACATTTGTGTTCAA GGGCACTTTCGAGAAGCGCCCCGTGGCGGTCAAGCGCATCCTGCCGGACTGCATCAGCCTGGCGAGCCGTGAAGTGGACCTGCTGCGCGAGTCTGACGAACACCCCAATGTGGTTCGCTACTTCTGCATG GAGGAGGACCGCCAGTTCTGCTACATTGCCCTGGAGCTGTGCGAGGCCACCCTGCAGGACTTCGTGGAGTGTCCCGGCTCGGAGGACTGGGGCCACCTGGAGCCCATCACGCTGCTCCACCAGGCCTCCTCCGGACTGCACCACCTGCATTCGCTCGACATTG TTCACCGAGATGTCAAACCTCACAACGTGCTCATCTCGCGACGGAATGCCGCTGGCGAGGCTAAGGCCATGATCTCAGACTTCGGCCTCTGCAAGAAGCTGAGCCACGGGCGGCTGTCGTTCTCGCGAAAGTCTGGCGTCACCGGCACCGACGGCTGGATCGCACCGGAGATGCTGTCGGGTCACGGGCGAGCC ACAAAAGCTGTGGATGTGTTTTCGCTGGGCTGCGTCTTCTACTATGTGCTGAGCGGAGGCCGGCACCCGTTTGGTGACACCCTGGAACGGCAGGCCAACATCAAGCATGGACGACACAATCTCTCGGATGTTGGGACACATG GTCCCCTTGGCCAGTCCCTGATTGAACAGATGCTTCACACAGACCCCCAGGAACGCCCCTCTGTCTCGGCGGTGGTGAAGCACCCCGTCTTCTGGGGCCCAAAGAGGCAGCTGGACTTCTTTCAG GACGTGAGCGACAGAATTGAGAAGGAGCCACCGGACAGCGCGGTGGTGCGGCGTCTTGAGCGGGGCGGCTTCGTAGTGGTGCGCGGTGATTGGCGGGACCACATCACCGAGGAACTACAGAAAG ATCTACGCAAGTACCGTACTTACAAGGGTCATTCTGTTCGGGACCTGCTAAGGGCCATGCGAAATAAG AAGCACCATTACCGGGAGCTGCCGCAGGCACTGCAGTCCGAGCTGGGCACAGTCCCGGAGGAATTCGTCGGCTACTTCACGTCGCGgttcccgctgctgctgccgcacacGTACCTGGCCATGCAGGACTGGCGCACCGAGGCCACCCTGCGGTCGTACTACGCGCACGACGGATCGGCCGAGCTCCGGCCGTCGCGGGCGCAACAGCCCCCGCTCCAGGGGGGCCCTTCCTTTCCCTGGCAGTGGCGGCGGCGGAAAGCAGACGCTGCCAAGCACAAAGACGGGGAGGAAGGGGGAGCCGTCCCGGCTGCAACTG GTGCAGAATCCGCAGCACCATTTGACCGTCCACTGGATCCCACAGATCCTCGCCTGCCTTCAGACTGGGCCAGCCTGCAGTCGGCCGACGGTGTCAAGGAACACCGGAAATCTTCGCCAAGGAGATCGTCTCCCAACAGTGCCTGGCGAGTTGACGTTGCCGACACCATACCCCAGGTGCTCGAAACCATTCCCAGCGGCGAGTACCTCGAGAGCACAAAGGCCGCCATCTCGGATGACCGCGCGGAGGCCTCAGAACCTGATCCCGTCAACGTTGGCGCCCGTGCTGAGCGGGCTAGTCTTGGCACGCCGAGAAGCGCCACCGTGAGGCTTTCCAACAGCGGCAGTCCCAAGCGACGTTCACCAAGCCGCGACACCAACTGGCGTAGCCGCAGTCCCGTCACGGGCGGGGAACATCGGGATTTCAGTCGAGACGCTGACGGGTCTCGCGCGGCAGACGACGCGGTTGAATCTGATGATTTCTTGAGGCGCACGACGAGACGTAACAGTGCGAGTCCGAAGCCGACCAGATTGAACCGGAAGCACAGGTCGCCGAGTCACAATACAAATTGGCGTAGCCGGAGTCCCAGTGCCGCCACAGAAAGCCAAGAGCAAGAGAGCAGGGGCGGCGATGACGGTGCAGTCCTAGGTAGCGCAACGTCCGGTGCGGCCGAGCTGCGAAGAGCCTTGGCCAAGCACATCAACAGCAGTCCCAGAACGGTTGAAGCGGATAAGACACAATCTTCTCCGAGTCGCCGTACAAACTGGCGTAGTCCAAGTCCAACTGTTTCCAAGAAATGCCAGGACTCGCAAGAAAGTCCCGACGAAGGTATCACTAGGGAAATGCCCGTTGATGACGCTGCTGCGTGTGAAGTGGCCAGGGATGAAACGGTTGCCAGCAAAGCCGCTACCAGCTCGATTAAGAAGCCCATCATTCATGTTGGTGACAAAACTTGTAACGGTGACTCCTCCCCTCCGAAAGCTAAGGACATTGCTGGTGCACCGTATCAGCAACAACCCGGTGACGTAATGAAGGACATCGGAGAGTTGCAGGAAGTTGTGCGGAGACAGTCTCCTTCAAAGCAATTGGTTCGACGGGTGCTAACCGTTTTGCCTCAGCGGCGCCGTAGTTTTTCAgccggcgaagctgttgccgatGTTCTTGCTACGGTCACGTTAAAGAAGAACTGA